Genomic segment of Dromiciops gliroides isolate mDroGli1 chromosome 3, mDroGli1.pri, whole genome shotgun sequence:
ACACCAAGACTAGCATATCTACCATGAcaactttgttgttattcagtcattttagttgcgTCCAACTCCTGTGActccatttagtgttttctttttcttttttttttttttttttagtgaggcaattgggtttaagtgacttccccagggtcacacagctagtaagtgttaagtgtctggggccagatttgaactcaggtagtcctgaatccagggccggtgctctatccactgcgccacctagctgccccatttagtgttttcttgacGAAGATAtaggaatagtttgccatttccttctccaattcattttacaaatgaggaaactgaggtaaacaggattaagtgacttgcctagggtcacacagctattaagtgcctaaggccagttttgaactcaggccttcctgactccagatccagaactTTACCCACTGTTCTGCCTATCGCTCCCTGAAGAAAGCTGCATATTATTATTAGCGTCTTTCTTGCTTTGCATACAAGTTATAAGAATTATAAATGAAGAGGCATAAAGTGATTAGAGCAGATGAGATTAATATGCAATGCCATATAGAATGTTTGACTTGGTGTAAAAGAATTTGGGATTAAATCCTGactgctacttgctacctgtgtgatcttggaaatGTCTGGGCTTGATTCAAgttcatcaaatataaaatgatggGAAAAAATTAGATAATTTTCAAGTTTCCTCAGTACTCTAAATCTTATTTTCCTATATCATTAGTGACAGAATATTGCAGAATCATGGCACAATACCTCTAAATCGTGTTTCTCATATAATTCTGCAAAAAGCCCAATTCTGCTGAGTTTTCTAACATTATTCTCTAAATTAGAACAGGACTTCCTCACTGCCCAACAAGAAAACTAAACTTCCAAtttgtaagaaaaaataaattaaattacaatgggaaaagaaagatatCATTAAAATTACATGTTTATATTCCCCCTGGATCTGGGTCTTTTCAGAAAAATATAACTCATGGAGACAGCATGGTGTGATTGAAAGAGAATTGTCTCTGCAGTCAGatgccctgggttcaaatgtggcctctgacaCCTGCTGCCTATGTGTCCTTAAGAAAATCCTTTTACCTCACTGAGTCTCaattttttcacatgtaaaaaggaaaacattgtacTACATGGTTTCTAAGGTTGCTTCTAGCTTTAGAGAGAGGATCTTGTCATTGTGGAGGTAATATTAAGACacaaataattgattttttaatttatgcataaaaaaatcttaacatttatttagttaaattttgagttctaaattctctccttcccaacctGGCTTTCCCCTTCCTGTGAAGGCAATcaatttgatacagattatacatgtgcagtagtgtaaaaaaattccatattagtcatgttgcaaaagaaaagacaaaaaaatccccccaaataagaaataaaaattagtataattcaatctgtatttagacactATCAAATCTTTCTCTGGAGGctgatcacatttttcataatagagttttcagaattgtcttggatctttgtattgctaaaAAAATGATTGTCACTTACAGTTTATTATCATACAATATTTATTTTGCTATGTTCAGAGTTCtcgttctgcttatttcactttgcaccagttcatgcaagttttctcaggtttttctgaaaccattttgctcattttttcttatagcacaattatataccacaacttgttcagccattcataccctctcaatttccaattctttgtcacctcaaaaaaagttgtataaatatttttgtgcagataggtccttttcctttttctttgatctctttaggacaAAGACCCACTAACATTATTGATGGGTCAAaaatatgcacaattttatagctctttgcaCATAGTTCAatattgctcttcagaatggttgaatcagttcataactccatcaacaatgttgTAGTATCTCTGTTTTCGCAGATCCCCCAcagtttttctcattttcattttctgttatattaagtaatctgatagatgtgaggtagtgcctcagagttgtgttaatttgaatttctctaattaatagtatTTAGAGAATTATCATGTGActgtttatagttttgagttcttcTTCTGacaaacttcctgttcatatcctttaaacaTTTCAATTGAAGAATTACTTGTACTCatacatttgaatcagttccctataCACTTGAGAAAAGAGGatcttatcagagaaactttctgtaattcccccccagttttcttatttcttgctAATCTTGGttgccttggttttgtttgtacaaaaccttttaaatttgatataataaaaattatccattttaaattctttaatgatctttatttcttgtttggtcatactTTCTACTTTTATCTATAAATCTAAGAGGTAAAATAGttcatgcttccctaatttgcttatgaaatCATTATTTATCTCTAAATATTGtattcatttttaccttatttcaGTATATATTATGATATGATGGCTTGTACCTAATTTCTGACaagctgctttccagttttcgcagaaaattttgttaaatgttgaTTTCTTGAATTTggcaaatactagattactatggtcatttaatGTTGTGTACTGTGTACCTAAACTATTCCACTGATcgaccactctatttcttagccaataacTGATTATTGCAATGATTACTGCTTTTTAATGCAGTctgagatctagtactgctatgttaccttctttcacattttcttccattgaataccttgatattcttaaccttttgttcttacagatgaattttgttattattttttctagctccattaaacacacatatgcatatatgtgtgtatgtataagggagctagaagaaataatcaaatcaattttaatatatattaaattatatataaattatataaaattgtccttcataagtaaattaatttaggtagaagtataattttttatgCTGACTTGGCCTGTGCATGTGCAGCTAATATTTTTGCAGTTGTTTCAATTTGGCTTTATTtatgtaaaaagtgttttataattgtgtttatatagttccttgcTTTGTTttgacaggtagactccaaagtattttatatgtattgcagttattttaaatagattttctgCTTCTAACTCTTCCTACTACAATTCACTATAATATAAATACTTATGGTTTGtgaggatttattttataccctggAACACTGCTGAATTTGTCAATTATTTCAAGGAGTTTTTCAGgtgattttctaggattttctattGATAACATCATATTTTGTACAGAGTGATAGATTTGTTTCCTCaatacctattctaattccttcagtttctttttgttctcttattGTTTTAGCTAGCATCTCTAGTACAATTTTGAATAACGGTAATGATAATGAAATCCTTACTTCATCCCTAATCTTTTTGAGAAGCCTATagtttatcctcattacagataagGCTTGCTAgtgattttagataaatatcacttattattttaaggaaagctccattaaTGCCTAGGTTATCTAGTGTTTTTAAGGTTAATGacttgtattttgtcaaaagctttttctgcatcttttgagataatcatatgatttctttttttgtttattgatatggtcaattatgctgatagtgtTACTAATACTGAAACAGCCCTGTATTATTGGTATAAATTCAATGGGGTAATAGGGTATGATCTTTTTGACAGATTTCTATAATCCCCttactagtatttttttttaaaaatttgcttcaaTATACTTATTGGGATTTgctctacagttttctttctctgttttgcctcATCCTGgcttaggtatcagcaccatgtttgtttcataaaaagaatttgttaagaattctttgccttttctccccaaatagtttatataatattgtaattaaatgttctttaaatatgTTGTAGACTCCACTTTTGAATCCATTTGatcctaggatttttttttcttagggacctCACAGAGGTTCTCAGTATCAAATCAGAGGCAGTGACAGAAAGCATtccaaagaaaatagaagagcaagaaaggaaaatgactggcaaggctgaggaaagaaggaaaacaaaaggtaaaagagaaaaggaaagatacaCTCaattgaatgcagaattccagagaatagcaaaaagagtttaaaagagtttcttaaatgaacaatgcaaagaaaaagaagataacaatagaatgggaaagataagAGGTGTCTTCAAGAATATTAGAGAATCAAGAgaaagtttcatgcaaaaatggttttgataatagagaaaaaagataagGGCTTAGCAAGAGGTGAAGAAATTAAGAGGAAGTTGCATGaatacacaaaaaaaaaataaacacaaaatatctTAATATCATTAGCAACcatgatgttgctgttactgatctagagccagataCTCCAGAGAATGATGTCAAGTTGGCCTTAGAAATATTGCTAAGGCTAGTGAAGATGACGGTATTCCAGTTGGACTATTAAAAATCCACAAAACatgatgcttttaaaatgtttcactCAATATGCCTGTACATTTGGAAAACACAATAATGTTGACTATTGAAAAggatcagtttacatcccaatttgaaaatggaaaatatcaagGAATGTTCAGATTACTCaacaattgtgctcattttaCATACTAGTAAGATTATACTTAAGATTCTACAAGATTCATCAGTATGTGAATGAAAATTACCAGAAAAAACAGGCTAGTTCTTCGAAGAATCAGAGGAACTAAAGACTAAACTGCCAACATTTTCAGGGTTATGAAAAAAGCAAGGGATTtctggggggaggagagacatctatttctgcttcattgactacactaaagtcaTTGACTATGTgaatcaaaaacaaaatatgtcaagTCTTCAAAGTGATGTGGATACCAGATGATCTTACTTGTCTCCAGAGGAAACTGTATATGGGCCAAGAAggaacagttagaactgaacatggaacactGATTGCTTAATACTGGAAAGGGAGTACAATTCTGTAAATTGTCACTTTTTGTATTTAACTTATATACAAAGtatatcatgcaaaatgccagacTCATGAACAAAAAACTCGAATTAAGGTTGACAGGAGAAAtatgtaagaaattaattgtgatttggggtttctatcaTGCCATCTTTGCTTTAATATGGTCAGagtgaaaagatgtaatcttgaaaaagccTAAGAGAAAATGAATGTGTACTTGAAGGGATTATAGAAAAAGAATAACTAACTAATTCCCCTATGTCCACATGGGCCTTGCCAAATTATTAtagggacagcccagggggtatgttgaaccaattggagactcagcatggctaagaacctccccttcctatgggagagaaaaaaagggggggggttgaGAAGACCTGGGAGAGAGAGCTTCAGAGCAaactggagagggactgcacagctgactctcattgaaaaactaTAGACCCCAGGTGATGAGTGGAAGTAAGGCCAGTTCTTTGATCTAGCTAAGCagcaagcaagtttggggtttgagtcagtctttgctagagccagggagcttattcattttctcttcctcgtTGTCCCTGGCTTGATTAACTTCATCTATGATGTAAATttgttccctttaataaaacctAGTTagtttgtagaaaagaggctgttaatctcctttcttattagtctgggagaaataaccaaaaaggcagtttggaagggaggaaacttgggacctagaggtctctcattattttctgaaccccaatattatggcgaactgcccaattaaaatttggcccttacaaataTAAAGTCTCAAATATGTAGACAATGTCATCCTCATGGTAGAAAGTGAAatagaattaagaagcctcttgatgatggtgaaagaggagagtgcaAAAGCTGGCtttaagatatatgtgtgtgtgtgtgtttatatgtgtatgtatatttatatatgtgtatatttatgtatgtgtatgcatgtatatgtatgtgtgtatatgtataaacactaAGATTTTGACAAATGATTCCATAACTTCCTgtcaaatagaggaagaagaaatggaatcagtgtcagattttatgttCTTGGACTCAATGATTACTGTAGAAAACAACTACAGTTATGCACTTGAAAGATCTTTGCTATGTAGAAGAAAAGCAATGACAGATATGAATAGCAcactaaaaagcagaaacattacCTTGctaacaaaggtccatataatcAAAGCTATGGTTGTTCCATTAGCAATATATttctgtgagagttggactatatagAAAGTTGAGCAgcacagaattgatgcttttgaattgtgttgctggaaaagactttgacaacaaggaggtcaaatcagttgATCCTTAAAGAAATGAATGCAGGTTATTCAGTGAaagatcaaatactgaagctgaagctaaAATAATTTGGCCACATGAGAAGATGCAACTCATTTTAAAGGACCCTGATAttggaaaatgaaattgggaaaccCTGATATTGAAGAcgaaaggaaaaggagacagcagaggatgagatggatagatcatattatggaaacaataaacaggaacttggacagactttgagaaataagggaagatagaagggcctgatGTGTTATGTCAATGGGGTCATCTAAAGTGTGACAGGGTtcaatgacagaacaacaacaacaaaaaagaattgtataaatattctatttcctcttctgttaatctgaacaatatatattttaaatattaattattttcacttattttgcCAGAtatgttggcatataattgagcaTAATAGCTACCAATAATTGgaaagaaatttcatttcatcttgattggtgatgaattcacccttttcctttttgatactgttaatattttaaattaaccaggagtttacctattttatagtttttaaataaaaccaactcttgcttttatttattaattcaatgttttcattttaattttgtcaaACTCTCCTTTGATTGtcaggatttcttttttctagtttttttttttaattacatgtccggggcagctaggtggtgcagtggatagagcactggccccagagtcaggaggacctgagttcaaatccagcctcagacacttaacacttactagctgtgtgaccctaggcaaatcacttaaccccaattgccttaccaaaaaattaaataaataaattacatgtccaattcattgagctactctttctttattttgttgatgtaatcatttaaagaaatgaattatcTCCTAACTACTTCTAAATACTACTTTGGCTATATCCTATCCATTTTGTCttcttgtcattctctttattgaaattatttgttgtttctatgatttgttctttgacccactcatcaTTTTGTTGTTAAGATGTTTCATTCCTGTTTGACTcttctgacctcatttgggtttttcttgacaacgatactggagtgatttgccatttccttctccagctcattttacagatgagaaaattcaggaaaacaaggttaattgacttgaacagagtcacacaattactgtctgaggtcatatttgacctcaggaagatgagtcttcctgactccatgcctgcaCTCTACCTTCTGTACTACCTAATTGCCCCAAATCATTGTTAgaatttgattatttaattttcaattaatttgtATCTATATTTCCATggcttttattaaatatattttattactttatggtctgaaaagggttcatttaatttttctacttttttgtatTTGGTTGTGATTTTTTATGATTAAATACATTATCAGTTTTTATTAAGTTGCCATGGAGAGTTCAAAAAGGTatactttctattcctattcaattttctccagaggtctatcaatTTTCGAGCATAATCACTACTActgattttaatatatatatatatacacacacacacacataaacaaaagcaTTATTGGTTCTGCTtaaaactgtgaaagaaattttaaacaaatatccCTGATAGAGGCCTCAATTCTCaactatataaagaactgagtcaaatttataaaattataagtcattccccaactgataaatggtcaaaggttatgaacaggcagttttcagacaaaatcaaagctacctataatcatatctaaaaatgctttaaatcactatagatcagcaaaatgcaaattaaaacaactctgaggtatcacctcacacatatatcagagtggaaaatataacaaaaatggaaaatattggatgttggaggggatgtgggaaagctcggatgctaatccactattggtggaattgtgaaaagatccaaccattctggagagcaatttggaattatgcccaaaggactataaaactgtgcatactctttgattcctttgatactaatgctaggtttatatccaaaagacatctctcaaaagagaaaaagacctatttgtacaaagcagctctttttgtggtggctaagaattagaaatcaaagggatggccatcaattgggaaatggctgaacaaactgtggtatatgatggtgatcgaatattattgtgttataggaaattacaagcagaatgatttcagaaatacctggaaaaaaTTTATGACATGTTGTATaaggaagtgagaagaaccaagagaacattgtgcacagagtcAGCAactttgtttgatgaagaactgtgaatgacaactattctcgacaatacaatgatccaaaacaatcccaaaggactattgatgaaacatactatccacctccaaagaaataactgatattgatggaacacagatgaagcatgctatttttcacttgcattttttcttttatggaagttttcttgtacaaaatgatatatggtaatgttttacataattgtacatgcataacccatatctgattgcttactacttcagggagagaggagtggagggagggaagaataaaaattggaactctaacgtataaataaatatgtttattactttaaaaagtaattgaTTCCACTTCAgtcccttagttttattttttacagcatatctctatttcaagtgtgtatcttgtaagcaacatattgttggaatctgctttttaattccttctgctatccacttccatttcttGACAGTGGTGATTATTAAATAGTTCCCTCCATGCtgttttccctgtttaccttctctctctgtctctcattctctcttcctctctctttctatgtcaccttgtccctcctcaaaagcctTCTTTGCTTCTGTACATTGCATCCCTTATCTTCAATTCTAGTagcccccacccctttcttttcctattttttctctattatttCCCTGTAGGGTGAAAGATTTCTCTACCAAATTTGAAAGAGAGTCTCTttcctttatgtgagataattttcctcacTACTAGTGCCTCTCTGTTTTTCactccttatttttatttttttaatagttcccATCATAGTTATCTCATACCCATGTCctctgtgtgtttatgtatgtgtatttatatttataaatatatagaaatagaaataaatacatatacatatatattactcataactgccttaataataagttacaattatcatcttcccatataagaatataataatttaaatattatggattTTGTTATGATTTCTCTTGCATATTTaccatttttatgcttctcctttGCCTTGTATGtgaaagttaaattttatattcagctctggtattttcatcaggaatgcttgaaagtcctctctttcattaaataccCATTTTTCTACCCTGaaggattattttcattttgtcttaatAGGAtattcttgattataatcctagctcatttgccttctggaatattatattctaagcccttTATTATGGAACCTGCCAAACATTGTGTGATGCTGACTCTGGCTCTGcaacatttgaattgtttctttctagctgctagtctgtctgtctgtctgtattgtatttgttatgtgtatgtatatgtgtatgtgtgtatattgtgggACATGGGGACtgtgaaatttggctataattatttctatgagttttcattttatgatcCCCTTTTGAAACTTATCAGTGGATTCCTGCTGTggttgttttgtgttgttgttgtagttgtgttgtgttgttttgtgttgttgttgtggttgtgttGTGGGTGTGGTGTGGTTGTTGTTGTGtgtggttgttgttgtggtggtggtggtggtggtggtggtggttgttgttttgttgttgttgttgttgttttgttgtttgcggggcaatgagggttaagtaacttgcccagagtcacacaactagtaagtgtcaagtgtctgaggttggatttgacctcaggtactcctgaatccagggccagtgctttatccattgcaccacctagctgcccccatagattctttaatcttctatttttccctctggttctaggacagCAgtgaagtttttcttgataacTTCTCAAAATATATCAGGGCtttcatcatcatcgtcatcatcatggctttcaggtgatCCAATATtacttaaattatctctcaatctattttccaagtcagttgtttttccaatgagatagttcatatttccttatttttttcattagttttatttggttttattttttcttggcgtctcatggagtcattagcttccaattgcccaattctaatttttaaggaattattttgttcattgagcttttgtgcttctttttccatttgaccgaTTCTGCTTTTAAGTTATTTTTCTCCTCAGTAGATTTTTGTGCCACTTTTTTTGAGttaagatttttatttaatgtttcaaaaaatatttagtcaaacagaccaaagcccatgtcatcatcagactccttagattcttctttttttgtttcctctttcttttcctcagcTGGGGCAGCTGTGCTAGCAGGAGCAGCACCTCCAGCAGGGGCAGCACCACCAGCTGCTGGGGCAGGTCTACCAACTCCTAAATTGCAGATGAGACTTGCAATGTTTATATCATTCAGGGCCTTTGCAAATAATCCAGGCCACAACGGTTCAACATTTACACCTGCTGCTTTAATGAGGTCATTAATTTTATCCTCCATGACCATAACCTCATTGTCATTAAGGATGAGAGCAGAGTAGATGCAAGCAAGCTCAGAGATGGACATATTAGGAGATGGATGAGGAGAGACTTATTTGTAGTGGTACTAGTCACTGGCTGAAGTGAGGGTTCACCCCAATGAAGACTTAGCTTCCATAGAAGAATGGAGCATCTTGTAGACAACTGAAGAGCTTGTGCCTCTTTTACTGtttggccaattctggtttttaaggttatattttctttagtattttttctcctcttttaacAAGGTTCCAGatccattttcataattttcttgtatcattctcatttttcccccaattttttcctcttcctttcttatttgattttaaaaatccatttttgatCTCTCCCATGAATTCCTGTTTGGTTTGTATGTAATtcatatctctatttctatctctatctctatctctgtctatctatctgtctatctatctatctatctatctatctatctatctatctatctatccatctatagagagagaCTCTGCTTATACTTTATTCGACatgcttgttttcttctgagtttgtctctTGCTCTTCCCTGTTACCATAACTTGttatgatcaggttcttttttgttgttgtttgctcatttctgcAGCCtatttttttgacttttaactttttgttggAGTTGGATTCTATTCCTTTTGTGGAAGAAGCGGTGTCCTAAACTAGGCTAATGTCCTAAACTTCttgtgctgttttcagagctaactCTGGGAGTCTGTaggttttcagtttttccaaggtggtacaatCTATGGAGAGATGTGGTCACTACACTTCTGGTGTGTGCTCTAGTCTTTACTCAGTAAGGGACCTTGTTTGCCCATAGAAACCAGTACTAGAATTCTTCTTGGCTCTGAGACTGTGACCAGGTCTTCTAATCTCTTGTAACTGCAAATGCTAGTTCTCCCTTCTGTTTTGGAACTCAGAACAGGATGCCTACTTCCACCATGAGAGACCAGAACCACTACTCTCTACCCTGTAACTATGAGTTTATCCCCTGCTCCCCTCTGGCCAAAAGTGTTAGACCTCCTTTTGGCTCTGGGACTGTGACTCAGAACTGAATATGTGTCATGAACAGCATCAGCAAATGGTCCCCTGAAATTTCCTTTCCATCAGTtttttgaccccccccccccactaccagCCATGGTCTAAgaactcccaaagctgctgctgagATCCACTGATGGTACCTTGGCATCATCTGTGCTGGGGTCAAGTCTTGACCTCCATTTTTATGAGTCAGACCTTTACTCCTAATCTCCTTAGTTTTCTTCagctagaaaattgttttacccAATCTTTTGTTTGTTCTGCCACACAAGAATTTTTTTGATGCATTATTTTAGAATTGTTTGGTGTAGAATTTGGGAGAGTGAGGTTGAGTGCTTCTCTAATTTGACAGCTTGGCTCCAATAcacataaataattaaataatacaaGACAGAGTGGAATTAAGAACCAAAGTTTTTCACAGTTTAGTGCTAACTAGAATTACAGCAGGGGCATAGCTAGTGGTGGTTTTAGCAGTTGGGGAAGATTCAATGATTTGAGTTATTGCTCATTATTGTGTTCTATGTATCTTtgaaaagtgatagttttgtttttgtttttgcttttttggtaatATCACAGAGCAATTACTGaccttgaaataaaaaaaaaaacagtgttaAAATCCTAGCCCTACTGCTCTCTAGCTCTGTAATCATTGGCATATTTCTTAAATTCCTTCTATCCTAAGTTTCCTCtttctataaaatatagataGTAATATCACTATTTattacagggttattatgagaaaaGTACTTATaaactataaaacattttatatatgttagcCTTTATTAGAGTCTATTACCATAGGATTTGAGAGTTGAATGAGAGatcagaagtcatctggtccagcctGTAATAcctaaataaaaatagattataCCCAATCTTGAACAAGTGACTCAATCTCGGTTGATAATAAATGCACTATCTCCCAAAACACTTCATTCCACATACAGATGGCTTTAGACCTTTGGATGATTGTCCTTATACTAAGCTAATGTCTACTATTGAGTAACTCCAGCTTATTGTTACCAGTTTTTCCATCCAAGTACAAGCAGAAATATTCTAATCCCTTGTGGAGTTCTTCAAACATGTAGAGATAGAGACTACATAGCACCTTAGGCTTCTCTTCACAATGTCAATATTCCTTAGCTTTTTCACTTGATTATACCAATGTATTCCAGCCATCTTATCTTTATGTTTATCATTCCTTGAATTAAATTTGACTTGTCAACATTTCCCCCAATATATGGCTTCTAGCATTGACTAAAATTTGCTAAGTGTTAGACTGACAAGGGCAGAAGTAGTAAGGTCCTAACGGGAACTTTACATCTATTAATTCAAAGTTTGCattacttttaaattatttttgtgacTGTTTTGTTGCTGACTTATATTGAC
This window contains:
- the LOC122751949 gene encoding 60S acidic ribosomal protein P1-like is translated as MSISELACIYSALILNDNEVMVMEDKINDLIKAAGVNVEPLWPGLFAKALNDINIASLICNLGVGRPAPAAGGAAPAGGAAPASTAAPAEEKKEETKKEESKESDDDMGFGLFD